Proteins found in one Geomonas subterranea genomic segment:
- a CDS encoding GTP-binding protein, whose translation MDTAKEHFQIVFVGHVDHGKSTLLGRLYADTDSLPVGHLDKVRDICARQGKVFEYAFLFDAFLEEQEQGITIDTARTFFSWGDRQYIIIDAPGHKEFLKNMISGAARAEAAVLIIDAGEGIQEQSKRHGYLLSLLGIRQVVVVVNKMDLVGYSEEAFRAIEKEYRAFLSHLKLEPQYFIPASARNGDNVAARSGAMPWYGGLTLLESLANFVKLPARTDLPLRIPVQDIYKFDPRRIIAGRVEAGQFSVGDTLVFSPSNKTAVVKSIEAFNVPNVVHSVPAGRSAGFTLDEQIFVERGEVASHKDAAPEVSDRFKANIFWMGKNPVPVGGRYLLRIATAEVEMEVEAILGIIDASTLGRGESPERIEKNDVAEVIIRTRRPIALDRYADIDTTGRFVIIEGYDIQGGGIVMEVFKDEQEPFRAEARRRDFEWRRGEIHLDERVLRNGHYPGIVLFTGEKGSGKARLARHLERRLFNGGKQVYLLDGKNLQYGLGTDLSDSDKEEMVRRFGEVAQILLRAGQIVVSTTNTFALADHQIIRALVHPHTVIAVHMSFVEGPLPDNTDLHFLESDDLKAAAKTIMELMEEKNILL comes from the coding sequence ATGGATACCGCCAAGGAACACTTCCAGATCGTTTTCGTGGGACACGTCGACCATGGGAAATCCACCCTGCTCGGACGTCTCTACGCCGACACCGATTCTCTCCCGGTAGGACACCTGGACAAGGTGCGGGACATCTGCGCCAGGCAGGGAAAGGTCTTCGAATACGCGTTCCTGTTCGACGCCTTTCTCGAGGAGCAGGAGCAGGGGATCACCATCGATACCGCCCGCACCTTCTTCAGCTGGGGGGATAGGCAGTACATCATCATCGACGCGCCAGGGCACAAGGAGTTTCTCAAGAACATGATCTCCGGCGCCGCACGGGCCGAGGCGGCGGTGCTGATCATAGACGCCGGCGAGGGGATCCAGGAACAGTCCAAGCGGCACGGCTACCTGCTGAGTCTCTTGGGCATCCGGCAGGTGGTGGTAGTGGTCAACAAGATGGACCTGGTGGGGTATAGCGAGGAGGCCTTCCGCGCCATCGAGAAGGAGTACCGCGCCTTCCTCTCCCACCTCAAACTGGAGCCGCAGTACTTCATCCCCGCCAGCGCCCGCAACGGCGACAACGTGGCGGCACGAAGCGGCGCGATGCCGTGGTACGGGGGGCTCACCCTCCTGGAAAGTCTGGCGAACTTCGTGAAGCTTCCGGCGCGGACCGATCTCCCGTTGCGGATCCCGGTGCAGGACATCTACAAGTTCGACCCCAGGCGCATCATCGCGGGGCGGGTGGAGGCGGGCCAGTTCAGCGTCGGCGACACCCTGGTGTTCTCCCCGTCGAACAAGACCGCGGTGGTGAAGAGCATCGAGGCCTTCAACGTCCCCAATGTCGTCCACTCGGTCCCGGCCGGGAGGTCCGCCGGCTTCACGCTGGACGAGCAGATCTTCGTGGAAAGGGGCGAGGTGGCGTCGCACAAGGATGCCGCGCCGGAGGTGTCCGACCGGTTCAAGGCCAACATCTTCTGGATGGGGAAGAACCCGGTGCCGGTGGGGGGGAGGTACCTGCTCCGGATCGCCACGGCCGAGGTGGAAATGGAGGTGGAGGCGATCCTCGGGATCATCGACGCCTCGACCCTGGGGCGCGGCGAATCCCCTGAACGGATCGAGAAAAACGACGTGGCCGAGGTGATCATCAGGACCAGGCGCCCCATCGCCCTGGACCGCTACGCCGACATCGACACGACGGGGCGTTTCGTCATCATCGAGGGTTACGACATCCAGGGGGGCGGCATCGTCATGGAGGTGTTCAAGGACGAGCAGGAGCCCTTCCGCGCGGAGGCACGCAGGCGCGATTTCGAATGGCGACGCGGCGAGATCCACCTCGACGAAAGAGTCCTGAGAAACGGCCACTACCCCGGCATCGTCCTGTTCACCGGCGAAAAAGGGAGCGGCAAGGCCCGGCTGGCCAGGCACCTGGAGCGCCGCCTGTTCAACGGCGGGAAACAGGTCTACCTCCTCGACGGCAAGAACCTGCAGTACGGGCTGGGGACCGACCTGAGCGATTCGGACAAGGAAGAGATGGTGCGCCGTTTCGGCGAAGTGGCGCAGATCCTGCTCCGTGCCGGGCAGATCGTGGTCTCCACCACCAATACCTTCGCACTGGCAGACCACCAGATCATCCGGGCCCTGGTGCACCCCCACACCGTGATCGCGGTGCACATGTCCTTTGTCGAGGGACCCCTGCCGGACAACACGGACCTCCACTTCCTCGAGTCCGACGACCTGAAGGCAGCCGCGAAAACCATCATGGAATTAATGGAAGAAAAAAACATCCTTTTGTGA
- a CDS encoding glycosyltransferase: MPKLKILFISHSSYLFGAENCALALIEGLDKERFESAVVLPADGLFKQRLAELGVKTHILPLEWWVKNEGRLLHAQQEIPLALDRLLRIIDEEKPDVIHSNTSVICWGAIAAALKGIPHVWHVHEILNGHPSLQSILPLPLLYESINFLTDRAVTVSQAVSDELAGFVEPAKVRLIYNGVPCHAAAAPDKLRAELGAGPKQRIAVCVTSLQKYKGLDNLVAAAAKACTRDERLLFAIAGGGSPEAVAELRQQVKDLNLEDKVFHLGFRNDVADILAGADLFVLPSTKEAFPLVVLEAMSQGKPVVATDCGGTREMVLEAETGYIVPVQDPEALAEKILELCSDPARGTAMGEAARKRYCENFTLERYVDSFASLYQELSASAKAPLNSRQASLLNCFIEAYLEHLKTMRVIPNLEQELTLQKRQFAEVSVQLSRQQEALLACEREKTAQAQEHAEQLLSLARAVEDKRAHLETRLENKKIEKADLKERLNDLADELALAGELRAELERYLDYRSKEIVNREERIRQMEEELAGFSTLRAELETGLQQRDAEIAALTGRAGELATALEMAEAARTGLEQAAAELNQREEEARRNRIELEGELRSKIVEIQALNQRLRQVEEVMLQEQERVAQFVALHEESMTAAEGLRADLEGRLQQQAVRIQAQEQMNRQALEELARQSALAEAHLAAKEETIRELGEMLENAAHRLKAAEQELVLARTAQEEERTACHTQLREREQRIEDLLNSLSWKVTGPLRKAYDLVRGR, translated from the coding sequence ATGCCTAAGCTGAAAATCCTCTTTATCTCCCACTCTTCGTACCTGTTCGGAGCCGAGAACTGCGCACTCGCGCTGATCGAGGGGTTGGACAAGGAGCGCTTCGAGTCTGCCGTGGTGCTCCCCGCCGACGGCCTGTTCAAGCAAAGGCTCGCCGAGCTTGGCGTAAAGACACACATCTTGCCGCTGGAGTGGTGGGTGAAGAACGAGGGGAGGCTGCTTCATGCACAGCAGGAGATCCCGCTGGCGCTGGACCGGCTCTTGCGCATCATCGATGAGGAAAAGCCGGACGTCATCCATTCCAACACCTCCGTGATCTGCTGGGGGGCCATCGCCGCCGCCTTGAAAGGGATCCCGCACGTCTGGCACGTGCACGAGATCCTGAACGGGCACCCGAGCCTGCAGTCCATCCTCCCACTCCCCCTGCTCTACGAGTCGATCAACTTCCTCACCGACCGGGCCGTCACCGTTTCCCAGGCGGTAAGCGACGAACTGGCCGGCTTCGTGGAGCCGGCCAAGGTGCGGCTCATCTACAACGGCGTCCCCTGCCATGCTGCGGCCGCCCCGGACAAGCTGCGTGCAGAGCTTGGTGCCGGGCCAAAGCAGCGCATAGCGGTATGCGTCACTTCGCTGCAAAAATACAAGGGACTCGACAACCTCGTGGCCGCGGCCGCCAAGGCCTGCACACGGGATGAGCGGCTGCTCTTTGCCATAGCGGGGGGCGGCTCACCCGAGGCGGTCGCGGAGCTGCGCCAGCAGGTGAAGGATCTGAACCTGGAGGACAAGGTTTTCCACCTCGGCTTCCGCAACGACGTCGCCGACATCCTGGCTGGTGCGGACCTGTTCGTGCTCCCCTCGACCAAGGAGGCGTTTCCGCTGGTGGTCCTCGAGGCCATGTCGCAGGGCAAGCCGGTGGTCGCGACCGACTGCGGCGGCACGCGCGAGATGGTGCTCGAAGCGGAGACCGGTTACATCGTCCCGGTGCAGGACCCCGAGGCGCTGGCGGAAAAGATCCTCGAACTCTGCAGCGATCCGGCACGCGGGACCGCCATGGGCGAGGCGGCCCGAAAACGCTACTGCGAGAACTTCACCCTCGAACGCTACGTCGACAGCTTCGCGAGCCTGTATCAGGAACTCTCCGCCTCAGCCAAGGCGCCGCTCAACTCCAGACAGGCCTCGCTTTTGAACTGCTTCATAGAGGCGTACCTCGAACACCTGAAAACCATGCGGGTGATCCCCAATCTCGAGCAAGAGCTGACCTTGCAGAAAAGACAGTTTGCCGAGGTAAGCGTCCAGCTCTCCCGGCAGCAGGAGGCCCTGCTGGCCTGCGAGCGGGAAAAGACCGCCCAGGCACAGGAGCACGCGGAGCAGCTCCTGTCGCTCGCCCGGGCAGTGGAAGACAAGCGCGCCCACCTCGAGACGCGGCTGGAGAACAAGAAGATCGAGAAGGCGGACCTGAAGGAGCGGCTGAACGATCTCGCCGATGAGTTGGCGCTCGCGGGCGAGTTGCGCGCCGAGTTGGAAAGGTACCTAGATTACCGCTCGAAAGAGATCGTGAACCGGGAAGAGCGGATCCGGCAGATGGAGGAGGAACTGGCGGGTTTCTCCACGCTGCGGGCCGAGTTGGAAACAGGGTTGCAGCAGCGGGACGCAGAAATTGCCGCGTTGACCGGGCGTGCCGGGGAACTGGCGACCGCACTGGAGATGGCCGAGGCGGCACGTACCGGGCTCGAGCAGGCTGCGGCAGAGCTGAATCAGAGAGAAGAGGAGGCGCGGCGGAACCGGATCGAACTGGAAGGAGAGCTGCGCTCGAAGATCGTTGAGATCCAGGCACTTAACCAGCGTCTGAGGCAGGTCGAGGAGGTGATGCTCCAGGAACAGGAGCGCGTGGCCCAGTTCGTGGCGCTGCATGAAGAAAGCATGACGGCGGCGGAGGGCCTCAGGGCGGACCTGGAGGGGCGGCTGCAGCAGCAGGCGGTCCGGATCCAGGCCCAGGAGCAGATGAACCGCCAAGCGCTGGAGGAACTGGCGCGCCAGAGCGCGCTTGCCGAGGCGCACCTGGCCGCCAAGGAAGAGACCATCCGCGAATTGGGCGAAATGCTGGAGAACGCGGCGCACAGGCTCAAGGCGGCGGAGCAGGAACTGGTGCTGGCCAGGACCGCGCAGGAGGAGGAAAGAACCGCTTGCCACACTCAACTGCGGGAGCGGGAGCAGCGCATCGAGGATCTGCTCAACTCGCTCAGTTGGAAGGTAACGGGGCCGCTGCGGAAGGCGTACGACCTGGTGCGGGGGAGGTAG
- a CDS encoding sulfotransferase domain-containing protein has product MTSQAADIIIVAGSGRSGTTWLGNVIAGDDRRIIFEPFECRRVAEFAELGMRPYFSPAEAQPQWHSKVEALFSGRIGNEWTDQDRKRLDPERDTGGVVIKEIRANGMLAWLSNNFPCRIVYLVRHPYAVIASRVKQQWDSHIEAYLCQPRLVQDFLEPYLPVIESAQGNVQKHAVMWCLENLVPLRQMSQYPWLFCRYEELAAHPEREADHLLSRLGLEFTPGRMQALAELSRTCSRKPTDRSTEALTDPRHALPEDERREVARIINAFGIDLYQEQL; this is encoded by the coding sequence GTGACTTCACAAGCAGCAGATATCATCATCGTCGCCGGGTCGGGCCGCAGCGGGACCACCTGGTTGGGAAATGTGATCGCCGGGGACGACCGCCGGATCATCTTCGAGCCTTTCGAGTGCAGGCGCGTGGCGGAATTCGCCGAACTCGGCATGCGCCCCTATTTCAGCCCGGCGGAAGCCCAGCCTCAATGGCACTCGAAGGTGGAGGCACTCTTCTCCGGCCGGATCGGCAACGAGTGGACCGACCAGGACCGGAAGCGGCTGGATCCCGAACGCGACACCGGTGGAGTGGTGATCAAGGAGATCCGCGCCAACGGCATGCTGGCGTGGCTCAGCAACAATTTCCCCTGCCGCATCGTCTACCTGGTGCGCCACCCGTACGCGGTGATCGCGTCCCGCGTGAAACAGCAATGGGATTCCCACATCGAGGCCTATCTGTGCCAGCCCCGCCTGGTGCAGGATTTCCTGGAACCGTACCTCCCGGTGATCGAGTCGGCACAGGGGAACGTGCAAAAACATGCGGTGATGTGGTGCCTGGAAAACCTGGTCCCCTTGCGGCAGATGTCGCAGTACCCGTGGCTCTTCTGCCGCTACGAGGAACTGGCGGCCCATCCCGAGCGGGAAGCGGATCACCTGCTCAGCCGCCTGGGGCTTGAGTTCACGCCTGGCCGCATGCAGGCGCTGGCGGAACTCTCCAGAACCTGCTCCCGGAAGCCCACCGACCGCTCGACGGAGGCGCTGACCGACCCGCGGCACGCCCTGCCGGAAGATGAGCGCAGGGAAGTGGCGCGGATCATCAACGCCTTCGGCATCGACCTGTACCAGGAACAGCTGTGA
- the cysD gene encoding sulfate adenylyltransferase subunit CysD yields MKHLEELEDKSVYILREAYKNFDNLCMLWSIGKDSTVLLWLMRKAFFGHAPIPLLHIDTSYKIKEMIEYRDRLARDWDLTLVVGQNKEALEAGMSPERGRMECCTALKTRGLQQVLDEKRYNGVIVGVRSDEEGTRAKERYFSPRDKNNDWDFRDQPPELWDQFKTRFEPGTHVRIHPLLDWTEINIWEYIKKEDIPVIPLYFDRGDGLRYRSLGCAPCTTPIRSTAKTVDEIITELRNTKVAERSGRAQDADRGMEKLRKDGYM; encoded by the coding sequence ATGAAGCACCTGGAAGAACTCGAGGACAAGTCGGTCTACATCCTGCGCGAGGCCTACAAGAACTTCGACAACCTCTGCATGCTGTGGTCGATCGGAAAAGATTCCACCGTACTGCTTTGGCTCATGCGCAAGGCCTTTTTCGGGCACGCCCCCATTCCGCTTTTGCACATAGACACCTCCTACAAGATCAAGGAGATGATCGAGTACCGGGACCGCCTGGCGCGGGACTGGGACCTCACGCTGGTGGTCGGCCAGAACAAAGAGGCGCTGGAGGCGGGAATGTCACCGGAGCGCGGCAGGATGGAATGCTGCACGGCGCTGAAGACCCGGGGGCTGCAGCAGGTGCTCGACGAGAAGCGCTACAACGGCGTCATCGTCGGGGTGAGGTCGGACGAAGAAGGGACCCGGGCCAAGGAGCGCTACTTCTCCCCCCGGGACAAGAACAACGACTGGGACTTCAGGGACCAGCCCCCCGAGCTTTGGGACCAGTTCAAGACCCGCTTCGAGCCCGGCACCCATGTCCGCATCCATCCGCTTCTGGACTGGACTGAGATCAACATCTGGGAATACATCAAGAAGGAAGACATCCCGGTGATCCCCCTTTACTTCGACCGCGGCGATGGATTGCGCTACCGCAGCCTCGGCTGCGCCCCCTGCACCACCCCCATAAGGTCCACGGCCAAGACCGTTGATGAAATCATCACCGAGCTGCGCAACACCAAGGTCGCCGAACGCTCCGGAAGGGCCCAGGACGCCGACCGCGGCATGGAGAAGCTGCGCAAGGACGGGTACATGTGA
- a CDS encoding glycoside hydrolase family 99-like domain-containing protein — translation MTVNAVAAILLTQSAYAGELRPVVGAIRWDAWYAGSPYEYSLSAPQWRGRLPFYATNGKDGRASLRADSQEVMDREIVLASAAGIDYWAFCYYSTRHNPALAQLDEGLRRYLASARKNEIRFCLILETNHLGPVEDWPVTIKRLVAFFKEPTYQTVAGGRPLLFLFDPGEMEKWAGSSAAVKAMLGELDRAALDAGLQEPYMAAQGGEPARVSNWVEKFDLDAISAYTAPGTGGDGEYPHSALAEANRGFWEACKALAKQTIPIVNAGWDNRPRRNSTEQARKLRGPWYVPPTPAELARHLKSAIEWERANPEYTEADAIIIYAWNESDEGGWLVPTLTEGDARLQAIKSVLRTREPATSPAPGRTPSAAAPLPSN, via the coding sequence ATGACGGTAAACGCAGTGGCCGCAATCCTGCTGACACAATCAGCATATGCGGGAGAGCTTCGTCCGGTGGTCGGTGCCATTCGCTGGGATGCCTGGTATGCCGGCAGCCCCTACGAATACAGCCTCTCGGCACCGCAGTGGCGGGGGCGGCTCCCGTTTTATGCCACAAACGGCAAGGACGGGCGAGCGAGCCTGCGCGCGGACAGCCAGGAGGTCATGGACCGCGAGATCGTCCTCGCCAGCGCGGCGGGCATCGACTACTGGGCCTTTTGCTATTACAGTACCCGCCACAACCCCGCCCTGGCCCAGTTAGACGAAGGCTTGCGGCGCTACCTCGCCAGCGCGCGAAAGAACGAGATCCGCTTCTGCCTGATCCTTGAGACCAACCATCTGGGACCGGTTGAGGATTGGCCCGTAACGATCAAGAGGCTGGTGGCCTTTTTCAAGGAACCGACCTACCAGACGGTGGCGGGGGGGCGCCCGCTGCTCTTTCTCTTCGACCCCGGGGAGATGGAAAAGTGGGCCGGTTCGAGCGCCGCCGTAAAAGCGATGCTGGGCGAACTCGACCGCGCCGCTCTCGACGCCGGGCTGCAGGAGCCGTACATGGCGGCCCAGGGAGGGGAACCCGCCAGGGTGAGCAACTGGGTGGAGAAATTCGATCTCGACGCGATAAGCGCCTACACTGCGCCCGGGACTGGAGGGGACGGCGAATATCCTCACAGTGCCCTCGCCGAGGCTAACAGGGGGTTCTGGGAAGCGTGCAAGGCGCTGGCAAAGCAGACGATCCCGATAGTGAACGCCGGATGGGACAACCGTCCACGCCGAAACTCCACGGAGCAGGCCCGGAAGCTTCGCGGCCCCTGGTACGTGCCGCCCACCCCGGCGGAGCTGGCCCGGCATCTCAAGTCGGCAATCGAATGGGAAAGGGCGAACCCCGAGTACACCGAGGCCGACGCCATCATCATCTATGCTTGGAACGAAAGCGACGAGGGGGGGTGGCTGGTGCCGACGCTCACGGAAGGGGACGCACGGTTGCAGGCGATAAAGAGCGTACTGCGGACGCGTGAGCCCGCTACCTCCCCCGCACCAGGTCGTACGCCTTCCGCAGCGGCCCCGTTACCTTCCAACTGA
- a CDS encoding glycoside hydrolase family 99-like domain-containing protein has protein sequence MKKARLIALYLPQFHPIPENDEWWGPGFTEWTNTVKAKPLFIGHQQPNLPADLGFYDLRLPESREDQANLAREYGIEGFCYWHYWFGGGKRLLERPFHEVVQSGKPDFPFCLAWANHTWSGVWHGCPDRILIEQTYPGVEDYTAHFYAMLDAFRDPRYLKVNGKNIFGVYKPKDLKEPELFMNTWRELAAKEGLGGFHFVAMVDFPWDPVAGGFDAYSSNPPVAMVTRQEVQPLNEELEKEILKWRFFSKEKPELPQVYSYQSFVENAFPDKTLRRDFHPCVVPNWDNTPRSGKNGFVLHGSTPQLYERHLEEAVDLVEDRPEDERVIFVKSWNEWAETNYLEPDLRWGNAYLEATRRAVTRESSDQIRVHFANVRTAHHSPHSGYDRFIDFVPHRRLPKAASFDSVTEAERERLYQQAKKEVSWYNPSDLELESAVNELACGTNRHVCHYLYGENSLYHTGRSKDPNKKIFVSFHQPPAAHLEFVRTREPLKNVDGVVVVGTNQIPFFSQYIDPAKIHFVPHGVDTDFFAPNPGLKREDRILFVGNWLRDFDTLVAVSKILASKAPQLVLDVVTLERNRAFFEGCSNVRFHSGIPEAELLAKYQEAMLLVVPMKDCTANNSVLEGMACGLPIVTTDIGGIRDYVDDECARLCRPGEAREMAEAVLALAADAQLRQCMGRKSREKSLAFDWSIVSKTLMDAYEKSFS, from the coding sequence ATGAAGAAAGCCCGCCTCATCGCCCTTTACCTCCCCCAGTTCCACCCGATCCCGGAAAACGACGAGTGGTGGGGTCCCGGATTCACCGAGTGGACCAACACCGTGAAGGCGAAGCCCCTGTTCATCGGGCACCAGCAGCCCAACCTCCCGGCAGACCTCGGTTTTTACGACCTGCGCCTCCCCGAGTCCCGGGAGGATCAGGCGAACCTCGCCCGCGAGTACGGCATCGAAGGGTTCTGTTACTGGCACTACTGGTTCGGCGGCGGCAAGAGGCTATTGGAGCGCCCCTTCCACGAGGTGGTGCAGTCGGGCAAACCGGACTTCCCCTTCTGCCTGGCCTGGGCCAACCACACCTGGTCCGGGGTCTGGCACGGCTGCCCTGACCGCATCCTGATCGAGCAGACCTACCCGGGCGTCGAGGATTACACCGCTCACTTCTATGCCATGCTGGACGCCTTCCGCGACCCGCGTTACCTCAAGGTGAACGGCAAGAACATCTTCGGGGTCTACAAGCCCAAGGACCTCAAGGAACCTGAGTTGTTCATGAACACCTGGCGCGAGCTCGCCGCCAAGGAAGGGCTCGGCGGCTTCCACTTCGTGGCCATGGTCGACTTCCCGTGGGACCCGGTAGCGGGCGGCTTCGACGCCTACTCCTCCAATCCGCCGGTAGCCATGGTGACACGGCAGGAGGTGCAGCCGCTCAACGAGGAACTCGAGAAGGAGATCCTCAAATGGCGCTTCTTCAGCAAGGAAAAGCCCGAGCTGCCGCAGGTCTACTCCTACCAGTCCTTCGTGGAGAACGCCTTCCCGGACAAGACGCTGCGCCGCGACTTCCACCCGTGCGTGGTGCCCAACTGGGACAACACCCCGCGCTCCGGGAAAAACGGCTTCGTGCTGCACGGCTCGACGCCGCAGTTGTACGAGCGGCACCTGGAGGAAGCGGTGGACCTCGTCGAGGACCGCCCCGAAGACGAGCGCGTGATCTTCGTCAAATCGTGGAACGAATGGGCGGAAACCAACTACCTCGAGCCCGACCTCAGGTGGGGCAACGCCTACCTGGAGGCGACGCGCAGGGCCGTGACGCGCGAGAGCAGCGACCAGATCAGGGTTCATTTCGCGAACGTGAGAACCGCGCACCACTCGCCCCACTCCGGCTACGACCGCTTTATCGACTTCGTTCCGCATCGCAGGCTGCCCAAGGCGGCGAGCTTCGACTCTGTCACCGAAGCGGAGCGCGAGCGACTGTACCAGCAGGCAAAAAAGGAGGTGAGCTGGTACAACCCGAGCGACCTGGAACTGGAGAGCGCGGTCAACGAACTGGCCTGCGGCACCAACCGGCACGTCTGCCACTACCTGTACGGCGAGAACTCCCTGTACCACACCGGGCGCTCGAAAGACCCGAACAAGAAGATATTCGTCTCCTTCCACCAGCCCCCGGCGGCCCACCTGGAGTTCGTCCGGACCAGGGAACCTCTCAAGAACGTGGACGGCGTCGTGGTGGTCGGGACCAACCAGATCCCGTTCTTCTCGCAGTACATCGACCCCGCGAAGATCCACTTCGTGCCGCACGGCGTCGATACCGACTTCTTCGCGCCCAACCCGGGACTCAAGCGGGAGGACCGCATCCTGTTCGTGGGGAACTGGCTCAGGGACTTCGATACGCTGGTGGCGGTGTCCAAGATCCTGGCGTCGAAGGCGCCGCAGTTGGTCCTCGACGTGGTCACCCTGGAGCGTAACCGGGCCTTTTTCGAGGGGTGCTCCAACGTCAGGTTCCACTCCGGCATTCCGGAGGCGGAGCTGTTGGCCAAGTACCAGGAGGCGATGCTGCTCGTGGTCCCCATGAAGGATTGCACCGCCAACAACTCCGTCCTGGAGGGGATGGCCTGCGGGCTCCCCATCGTCACCACCGACATCGGCGGCATCCGCGACTATGTGGACGACGAATGCGCCAGACTGTGCCGTCCCGGCGAAGCCCGGGAGATGGCGGAGGCGGTGCTCGCCCTCGCGGCCGACGCGCAATTGCGGCAGTGCATGGGGCGGAAGTCACGCGAAAAGTCCCTGGCGTTTGACTGGAGCATCGTTTCCAAGACGCTGATGGACGCCTACGAAAAGAGCTTTTCATGA
- the cysC gene encoding adenylyl-sulfate kinase, whose protein sequence is MTKKSSNIRWEHRKLSREDYLERNGHPSMVLWFTGLSGAGKSTLAQRVEEKLFEKRWYTYILDGDNVRHGLNSDLGFSEHDRRENIRRVGEVSKLFVDAGVVVLAAFISPYREDRDRVRALFEPGDFIEIHVKCALDVCEKRDPKGLYRKSRAGELPEFTGIDSPYEEPLASELIIDTALLDIDQSVALILDHLRDREPKCRWAAAPCGGDGVSP, encoded by the coding sequence ATGACAAAAAAAAGCAGCAACATCAGATGGGAACACAGAAAGCTCTCCCGCGAGGACTACCTGGAACGAAACGGCCATCCCTCCATGGTCCTCTGGTTCACCGGGCTCTCGGGTGCGGGGAAATCGACCCTGGCCCAAAGGGTGGAGGAAAAGCTCTTCGAAAAGAGGTGGTACACCTACATCCTCGACGGGGACAACGTGCGCCACGGTCTGAACAGCGATCTCGGTTTCTCGGAGCACGACCGGCGTGAGAACATCAGGCGGGTCGGCGAGGTCTCCAAGCTGTTCGTCGACGCGGGCGTAGTGGTGCTGGCAGCCTTCATCTCGCCGTACCGTGAGGACCGGGACCGGGTCCGCGCCCTCTTCGAACCAGGGGACTTCATCGAGATCCACGTGAAGTGCGCGCTGGACGTCTGCGAAAAGCGCGACCCCAAAGGGCTCTACCGGAAGTCGCGCGCCGGCGAGCTCCCCGAATTCACCGGCATCGACAGCCCCTACGAAGAACCGCTCGCTTCGGAACTGATCATCGACACCGCGCTGCTCGACATAGACCAGTCCGTTGCGCTGATCCTCGACCACCTCCGGGACCGGGAGCCGAAGTGCAGATGGGCCGCAGCGCCCTGCGGCGGTGACGGGGTCTCGCCATGA
- a CDS encoding glycosyltransferase family 2 protein: MSKPLISVVMSVYNGERYLREAMDSILEQSRPHFELIVVDDGSTDGTAAILDSYTDPRLRVIRHDNQGLTKSLNLAIREARGEYVARQDADDRSLPGRLAIQADFLETHPEIALVGSAVKVISSQGAELATFRHPTAPAEIAATLCSYNCFWHGSIMFRRDRFVELGGYDERFITAQDYDMWLRFSERNQLANLPEPLYAYRFTVESVTVQRMVSQHRLAVLARRLAEERAGGSQGPAQDVAPYLALPLTLAERRQIINNYKPWCRLLLKNGLTGEAATLMAAIFKHHPRPLFRLAFAVARLTNTPSVLTRFLEHA; encoded by the coding sequence TTGAGCAAGCCATTGATATCCGTAGTGATGAGCGTCTACAACGGTGAACGGTACCTGCGCGAGGCGATGGACAGCATCCTGGAGCAGTCCCGACCCCACTTCGAGCTGATCGTTGTCGACGATGGCTCAACCGACGGCACTGCAGCCATCCTTGATTCCTACACCGACCCCCGCCTCAGGGTCATCAGGCATGACAACCAGGGGCTCACCAAGTCGCTCAACCTCGCCATCCGTGAGGCGCGCGGCGAGTATGTCGCCCGCCAGGATGCCGATGACCGCTCACTCCCCGGGCGCCTGGCCATCCAGGCCGATTTCCTCGAGACACACCCCGAGATAGCCCTGGTCGGCTCCGCCGTAAAGGTGATCAGCAGCCAAGGGGCCGAACTCGCCACCTTCCGTCACCCGACGGCACCGGCCGAGATCGCCGCCACCCTGTGCAGCTACAACTGTTTCTGGCACGGCTCCATCATGTTCCGGCGCGACCGCTTCGTCGAGCTGGGGGGATACGACGAGAGGTTCATCACCGCGCAGGACTACGACATGTGGCTGCGCTTCAGCGAGCGCAACCAGCTCGCCAACCTCCCGGAGCCCCTCTACGCCTATCGCTTCACCGTCGAGTCGGTGACCGTGCAGCGGATGGTGTCGCAGCACCGCCTGGCCGTGCTGGCGCGGCGGCTGGCCGAGGAGCGTGCGGGAGGGAGCCAGGGCCCCGCCCAGGACGTCGCACCCTACCTCGCCCTTCCGCTCACCCTCGCCGAGAGGCGCCAGATCATCAACAACTACAAGCCCTGGTGCCGGCTGCTGCTCAAAAACGGCCTCACCGGGGAGGCGGCGACCCTGATGGCCGCCATCTTCAAACACCACCCGCGCCCCCTCTTCCGGCTGGCGTTCGCCGTCGCCAGGCTGACCAACACCCCATCGGTACTCACGAGGTTCCTGGAACATGCCTAA